A stretch of the Sphingobacterium thalpophilum genome encodes the following:
- the istA gene encoding IS21 family transposase encodes MSQIKQLIRLYQSGSGIKTIARILGMSKNTVKSYLKKMADGGFNTEELLKQEDPLLEKSFHAGNPAYKADKFEYLKSRLDYYEKELKRTGVTKLLLWQEYIESDPTGYSYPQFNYHLRQQLVSRKGSMVIEHTAGDKLYIDFSGKKLHYIDRSTGELVACEVFVACLPFSDYAFAIAVPSQQTPDFFYALSSCLESLGGVPKAIVPDNLKAAVIRADKYEPVLNQAMEDFANHYGTAVVPARAGRPKDKSLVENQVKMIYTRVFAPLRNRQFFDIHTLNEAIKVCMLKHNQTRMQQKPYCREERFLSSEKSTLGELPKERFELKSYAELKVGDNGHIYLQRNKHYYSVPFAYIGAKVKIIYTRSMLWIYCRGKQIASHIRSYRENAYTTLAAHLKSEHQAYKNRSHETYLTRAKAHSAEFAKLLEALFERARYPEQLFRTCDGLFRLKRDFPAEEFDKACSYVLKNKLYTYYCFRNVLENGTANSQQETSVKSSLPAHANIRGRAYYAGSQPTLFDQPNDGPAIQ; translated from the coding sequence ATGAGTCAGATAAAGCAATTAATCAGATTGTACCAGAGCGGTAGCGGGATAAAAACAATCGCCCGCATCCTTGGTATGAGCAAGAATACGGTGAAGTCCTATCTCAAAAAGATGGCCGACGGCGGTTTCAATACGGAAGAACTTCTTAAACAGGAGGATCCCCTGTTGGAAAAGTCGTTCCACGCAGGGAATCCTGCTTACAAGGCAGACAAGTTTGAGTACCTAAAAAGCCGTCTTGACTATTATGAAAAAGAACTTAAGCGTACCGGAGTTACCAAGCTGCTGCTCTGGCAGGAATATATAGAAAGTGATCCCACCGGTTATAGCTATCCACAGTTCAACTATCATTTAAGGCAACAGCTTGTCTCGCGCAAGGGCAGCATGGTGATTGAACATACCGCCGGCGATAAACTATATATTGACTTTTCCGGAAAAAAGCTCCATTATATTGACAGGTCCACCGGGGAGCTGGTCGCCTGTGAGGTATTTGTGGCCTGCCTGCCCTTTTCAGACTATGCGTTTGCAATCGCTGTACCATCTCAGCAGACCCCCGACTTTTTTTATGCACTGAGCAGCTGCCTGGAGTCTCTTGGCGGTGTGCCAAAGGCCATTGTTCCCGACAATCTCAAAGCAGCGGTCATCAGGGCCGATAAATATGAGCCGGTCCTGAACCAGGCCATGGAGGACTTTGCCAATCACTACGGCACAGCTGTGGTTCCGGCGCGTGCAGGCCGCCCAAAAGATAAATCATTGGTAGAAAATCAGGTGAAAATGATCTATACCCGTGTTTTTGCACCACTGAGAAACAGGCAGTTCTTTGATATCCATACGCTCAATGAAGCTATAAAGGTATGTATGTTAAAGCACAACCAGACCCGGATGCAGCAAAAACCATACTGTCGGGAAGAGCGGTTCTTAAGTTCCGAAAAATCAACATTGGGCGAACTTCCCAAAGAACGCTTCGAGCTGAAGAGCTATGCTGAACTCAAAGTTGGGGATAACGGACATATCTACCTGCAGCGCAATAAACACTATTACAGCGTACCCTTTGCTTATATCGGAGCAAAGGTAAAGATCATTTACACACGCAGTATGCTCTGGATCTATTGTCGGGGCAAACAGATTGCCTCGCACATACGCAGTTACAGGGAAAATGCGTACACCACTCTGGCGGCACATTTAAAGTCCGAACATCAGGCGTATAAGAACCGCTCGCATGAAACGTACCTGACAAGGGCAAAAGCACACTCTGCGGAGTTCGCCAAACTTCTGGAGGCTCTGTTTGAACGGGCACGTTATCCCGAACAGTTATTCCGTACCTGTGACGGACTGTTCAGGCTAAAACGGGATTTCCCGGCAGAAGAGTTTGACAAAGCATGCAGTTACGTACTAAAAAACAAGCTATATACCTACTACTGCTTTAGGAATGTACTTGAAAACGGAACAGCAAACAGTCAGCAGGAAACTTCCGTAAAAAGCTCCCTGCCGGCGCATGCCAATATCAGGGGGAGAGCATACTATGCAGGCAGCCAGCCGACACTGTTTGATCAGCCAAACGATGGACCGGCAATACAATGA